A single region of the Vicia villosa cultivar HV-30 ecotype Madison, WI linkage group LG4, Vvil1.0, whole genome shotgun sequence genome encodes:
- the LOC131595148 gene encoding pentatricopeptide repeat-containing protein At4g20090, which yields MPKCSTFPKTLKHTLQLTQTQTLLSYSSSNFPHPPPVSPQIFKSTPSHKWGSYKLGDLSFYSLIENLSSTFDFHSLEQLLHRMKRENRVFIEKNFILMFKAYGKAHLPEKALDLFHRMSTEFHCKQTVKSFNSVLNVVIQEGHFNRALEFYSHVIDSKSFNHVHPNGLTFNLVIKALCRLGLVDQAVEVFRGISVRNCVPDGYTYSTLMHGLCNVGRIDEAVALLDEMQIEGTFPNPVAFNVLISALCKEGDLARASKLVDNMFLKGCVPNEVTYNSLVHGLCLKGKLEKAVSLLNRMVSNKCVPNDVTFGTLVDGFVKHGRALDGVRVLVSLEEKGHRGNEFIYSSLISGLFKEGKCERGMQLWKEMVEKGCEPNTIVYSALIDGLCREGKPDEAKEFLLEMKNKGHIPNSFTYSSLMWGYFEAGDSHKAILVWKEMTDNNCNHHEVCYSILINGLCKNGRLKEALMVWKQMLSRGIKLDVVAYSSMIHGFCNAQLLEQGVKLFNQMLCHEPELQPDVVTYNILLNAFCTTNSVSRAIDVLNTMLDQGCDPDFITCEIFLKTLRDNMDPPQDGREFLDELVVRLIKRQRTIGASNIIEVMLQKFLLPKPSTWALAVQQLCKPTKVRKNIIECWSRLHC from the coding sequence ATGCCAAAATGCTCAACATTTCCCAAAACCCTCAAACACACACTTCAActaacccaaacccaaacccttcTCTCTTACTCTTCCTCCAACTTTCCTCACCCTCCTCCAGTTTCACCTCAAATCTTCAAATCAACCCCTTCCCACAAATGGGGTTCTTACAAATTAGGCGATTTATCCTTCTACTCCCTCATCGAAAATCTCTCTTCCACCTTCGATTTCCACTCCTTGGAACAACTCCTTCATCGAATGAAGCGCGAAAATCGAGTCTTTATCGAGAAGAATTTCATCCTCATGTTCAAAGCCTACGGAAAAGCACATTTACCCGAAAAAGCTCTGGACTTGTTTCACAGAATGTCCACTGAGTTTCACTGTAAGCAAACCGTTAAATCCTTCAATTCTGTTCTCAATGTTGTTATCCAAGAGGGTCATTTTAATCGTGCTTTGGAGTTTTACTCTCATGTTATTGATTCCAAGAGTTTTAATCATGTTCATCCCAATGGACTTACTTTCAATTTAGTGATTAAGGCTTTGTGTAGACTTGGTTTGGTTGATCAAGCTGTTGAAGTTTTTCGAGGGATTAGTGTTAGGAATTGTGTTCCGGATGGTTATACGTATTCCACATTGATGCATGGTTTGTGTAATGTTGGGAGGATTGATGAGGCGGTTGCGTTGTTGGATGAGATGCAGATTGAAGGTACGTTTCCTAACCCGGTTGCGTTTAATGTTTTGATTAGCGCGTTGTGTAAGGAAGGTGATTTGGCGCGTGCGTCTAAGCTGGTTGATAATATGTTTCTTAAGGGGTGTGTTCCGAATGAGGTGACGTATAATTCGCTTGTTCATGGGTTGTGTTTGAAGGGGAAGTTGGAGAAGGCGGTGAGTCTATTGAATAGGATGGTGTCGAATAAATGTGTTCCTAATGATGTTACTTTTGGGACGCTTGTTGATGGGTTTGTTAAGCATGGTAGAGCTTTAGATGGGGTGCGTGTGTTGGTTTCGTTGGAAGAGAAAGGTCACCGCGGGAACGAGTTTATTTACTCGTCTCTTATTAGTGGGTTATTCAAGGAGGGGAAATGTGAGCGTGGGATGCAATTGTGGAAGGAGATGGTTGAAAAAGGATGTGAACCGAATACGATAGTGTATAGTGCTCTTATTGATGGTCTTTGTCGAGAAGGGAAGCCAGATGAAGCGAAAGAGTTTCTATTAGAGATGAAGAATAAAGGCCACATTCCGAATTCTTTCACTTATAGCTCCTTGATGTGGGGTTATTTTGAAGCGGGTGATAGTCATAAAGCGATTCTTGTTTGGAAAGAGATGACGGATAATAATTGTAATCATCACGAAGTTTGTTACAGTATACTTATCAATGGATTGTGCAAGAATGGGAGGCTTAAGGAGGCCTTAATGGTGTGGAAGCAAATGTTGAGTAGAGGAATCAAATTAGATGTTGTGGCTTATAGTTCAATGATTCATGGCTTTTGTAATGCTCAGTTATTAGAACAAGGGGTGAAACTTTTCAATCAGATGCTTTGTCACGAGCCAGAGTTACAACCCGACGTGGTTACATACAATATACTCCTTAATGCTTTTTGCACGACGAATAGCGTCTCCCGCGCTATTGATGTTCTAAATACTATGTTAGATCAAGGCTGCGATCCTGATTTTATTACTTGTGAGattttcttaaaaactttaaGAGACAATATGGACCCGCCTCAAGATGGGAGAGAGTTTCTAGACGAGCTTGTAGTCCGGTTAATTAAGCGACAGAGAACAATTGGTGCTTCCAATATCATAGAAGTCATGCTTCAGAAATTTTTGCTGCCCAAACCTTCTACTTGGGCCTTAGCTGTTCAACAGCTCTGCAAACCTACGAAAGTTCGAAAAAACATCATTGAATGTTGGAGTAGGCTGCATTGCTGA
- the LOC131595149 gene encoding uncharacterized protein LOC131595149: MGVISSRLSVATELAPPVAKVKGIFTYPVKSCRGISLPCAPLTPFGIRWDRQWMIVNSNGRARTQRVEPKLALVEVELPDEAFLEHWEPTTDSFMVLKAPGMEPLKVCLNKQYEIVDDIKVWEWNGPAWDEGAEASQWLSDYLGYPSKLIRFNTASETRNVDPDYVEGQQMTLFSDGFPFLLLSQESLDALNELLEEPIPINRFRPNILVEGCEPNAEDLWRDIKISKFSFQGVKLCARCKIPTVNQETGIPGTEPYETLMKVRTGEVLRPNGKHKKKIYFGQNMVWNWKDSSAKGDGIVLKLGDPVYIIKKFSSLAEAAA, encoded by the exons atggGTGTTATATCTTCGAGACTGTCCGTTGCAACAGAATTAGCACCACCCGTAGCTAAAGTTAAAGGCATTTTCACCTACCCTGTTAAGTCATGCCGTGGAATTTCTCTACCTTGTGCTCCTCTCACTCCTTTTG GAATTCGGTGGGATCGACAGTGGATGATTGTAAACTCAAACGGGAGAGCACGCACTCAAAGAGTTGAACCAAAGCTTGCTTTGGTTGAAGTTGAACTTCCAGATGAAGCTTTTCTTGAACACTGGGAACCTACCACTGATTCCTTCATGG TGTTGAAAGCACCTGGAATGGAACCTCTCAAAGTTTGTTTGAACAAACAGTATGAAATAGTAGATGATATTAAAGTCTGGGAATGGAACGGCCCTGCCTGGGATGAGGGAGCCGAAGCATCGCAGTGGCTCTCGGATTATTTAGGATATCCTAGTAAACTGATCCGGTTCAATACTG CTTCCGAAACTAGAAATGTAGACCCTGATTATGTTGAGGGACAGCAGATGACCTTGTTCAGTGATGGTTTTCCATTCTTACTCTTATCTCAG GAATCACTGGATGCACTAAACGAGCTTCTAGAGGAACCGATACCTATTAATCGTTTCAGACCCAA TATCCTTGTTGAAGGTTGTGAACCAAATGCTGAAGACTTGTGGAGAGATATCAAGATAAGCAAGTTTTCATTTCAAGGTGTCAAGCTGTGTGCCCGTTGTAAG ATACCAACGGTGAATCAAGAGACAGGAATACCTGGAACTGAACCATATGAGACTCTCATGAAAGTTAGGACTGGCGAAGTCTTGAGACCAAatggaaaacacaaaaaaaag ATCTACTTTGGTCAGAATATGGTGTGGAACTGGAAGGATTCTTCTGCTAAAGGGGATGGAATCGTGCTTAAATTGGGAGATCCTGTTTATATCATCAAAAAATTCTCTTCTCTAGCAGAAGCAGCTGCTTAA
- the LOC131595151 gene encoding uncharacterized protein LOC131595151: protein MGVGSSSTPTLATELGPPEAKVTGIFSYPIKSCRGISLPRAPLTPFGIRWDRQWVVVNSKGRACTIRVEPKFALIDVELPPEAFSENWEPTTDSFMVVKAPGMEPLKVCMKKQHYEVVDEMTVWEWTGPAWDEGPEAAQWFSDYFGYPCKLARFNTTSEVRNVDPDYVEGQHMTLFSDGYPFLLVSQDSLDALNKLLEEPIPMNRFRPNILVEGCEPYSEDLWRDIKIDRFSFQGVKLCARCKVPTIDQETAIPGTEPYETLTKVRSGEVLRPNLKNKKKIYFGQNVVWNWKDSSAKGDGNVLKLGDPVYVTKTYPSVAEAAA from the exons ATGGGTGTAGGATCCTCTTCAACACCGACCCTTGCAACCGAATTAGGACCCCCTGAAGCCAAAGTTACCGGCATTTTCAGCTACCCTATTAAGTCATGCCGTGGAATTTCACTTCCTCGTGCTCCTCTCACTCCTTTTG GAATTCGGTGGGATCGACAGTGGGTGGTTGTGAACTCAAAAGGAAGAGCATGTACCATAAGAGTTGAACCAAAGTTTGCTTTGATTGATGTTGAACTTCCACCTGAGGCTTTTTCTGAAAACTGGGAACCTACCACTGATTCCTTCATGG TGGTGAAAGCACCTGGAATGGAACCTCTCAAAGTTTGTATGAAGAAACAGCATTATGAAGTAGTAGATGAAATGACAGTCTGGGAATGGACCGGCCCTGCCTGGGATGAGGGACCCGAAGCAGCTCAGTGGTTCTCTGATTATTTTGGATATCCTTGTAAACTGGCCCGCTTCAATACGA CTTCAGAAGTTAGAAATGTAGACCCTGATTATGTTGAGGGACAGCATATGACATTGTTCAGTGATGGTTACCCGTTCTTACTTGTATCTCAG GATTCACTGGATGCACTAAACAAGCTTCTAGAGGAACCAATACCTATGAATCGTTTCAGACCAAA TATCCTTGTTGAAGGTtgtgaaccatattctgaagacTTGTGGAGAGATATCAAGATAGACAGGTTTTCATTTCAGGGTGTCAAGCTGTGTGCCCGTTGTAAG GTACCAACAATCGATCAAGAGACAGCAATACCTGGAACTGAACCATATGAAACTCTCACGAAAGTTCGCTCTGGCGAAGTTTTGAGACCAaacctaaaaaacaaaaaaaag ATCTACTTTGGTCAGAATGTAGTTTGGAACTGGAAGGATTCTTCGGCTAAAGGGGATGGAAACGTGCTTAAACTGGGAGATCCTGTTTATGTTACCAAAACATATCCTTCTGTAGCAGAAGCAGCGGCTTAA